The following is a genomic window from Candidatus Moraniibacteriota bacterium.
TAGAGCGCCTTGGTTTTTATTTTGAAGAAAGTGGAACAAGTGCAAACAATAATCATATGTCACGATTGACTCTGGATTTTTTACATAGTAGTTGAGTGACGGGCCAATGGAATCCCATATAATGCCATTGGAGTTGTTTTTATTGAGGAAATCGGCTGTACTGTACAGGTTGTATTTCCCGGAATCTTCCCTTACAAAGAGAGTTCCATTTCTGAAAACATTATCAAAACGAACGACGGCAACCGCAAGAGAAAGAGCTATGATGGAAAAAAACAGTGGAATTTTTATGACGTCAAACTGCTTTCTTGAGAGAATATCTCCGAAATAGAGGAGGGTAAGCAATAGCATTGACATGGCGTACCATGAATTGAGATTGCTTGATATTGCCCAGGAGATTCCCTGAAGAATGATAATGGTGCCGAGAATTTTTCTGAACGGTTTTGTTGAAATGTCATCTTTCTTTGTTGAACAGAAAAAGAGTATAGGGAGAAAGAGAAGGAATAGAGGACCGATGTTTGTGATATCATTCTGATTTTTCTTGTCGTAATCAAATGTGAAACGAAATGGGGATTCAAGGAGAAATAACCAGCCTTTGTTTTCTTGATTTTCCGTGAAGATATAAGAATCGGAAGTTTGCTCCTGCAGGTGTTTCGAATAACTCCTTCCGATTTGCTTGAAGAAGGTGTCGTTGCGGGAGAGCAGGTTGCCGAGCGCAGGTTCGACAGGGTTGCCGGAGAAGATGATGTTTTTCACTGCCCATGGCGAAAAACAGATGGCGATAACAGTAAGGAGGAGCGTGATGTGGACGAGTCTTCTCTTCAAGCTGAATTTTCTTGGGAAGAGCAGAAGAACAGCGAGAAAACTTGGAAGAATTATGGAGAAGAAATTGTATTTTGTGCCACTTGCTATTCCGGCAAGAATAGCGAAGAGGAGAAAGGTTTTTCGTTCCGGTGTTTGGAAGAACTTCAGGAGATAGAGTGTGGCGAGAAGCGTGTAGCACCAAAAGGCGAGGTCAATCTTGTGATCGACAGTGATCATGAGGTACGGAATCGCAGAGAGCATATATAAGAGGACAATAACGGGAGAACTCGCCTTTGGAAAAACAAACCGTTTGATAAGAATGAGAATTCCGGGGAGAAGAAAGTAGAAAACGGTGTTGAGTCCTGCGGCGGGAGTGAAGCCCCTCAGGAGGTGTGCGAGCGTGAAGAGCATCTCGGTATTTTGTGGGAATCCGCTTGCGAACCAATACTTGAAATTGACAATTTTGTGTGCTTCCGCGTAGGCGTGCGGGAAGGCTTGATACGTATGCATTTCGTCCCAGCCGGCAGCGAATTGGGAGAGGAGTCCGGTTGTTGCGAAAACGAAGAGAAAGAAGGATGCAATGATTGCGAAGTTGTCTAGGGTAAAAAATGGCTTGATATTCCACGAAATCGATGTTCTCCTAATATCGGAGAAGAGCGTCAACCATTCTTTTCGGAAAGCAAGGAGTGTGCCCAAAACAAGCGCGTAGGCGAATGTCCCATAGAGAAATCCAAACATGCCGGCAATGTAAACAATGAGCATGAGTATGCCGAAACCAAGGAGTGTCGAGAGAATGAAGTGTTCGAGAAGTTCGGTTGTTTCAACATGAACTCGGCGGATGAGATGGCTTCCGATCGAAAAGCCGGCAAGCGTGATGAGAGTGACGAGGAAAATAGAGATGGTACTGTTTATCGAGATACCAATGTCGGGTTTGAGAAGGTAAATGAGAAGTATCCAACT
Proteins encoded in this region:
- a CDS encoding glycosyltransferase family 39 protein; the protein is MRYFLRKIPLFFFALWTLCVMAAYFYFYRTYGQSYLDAFLLFLFLAAFFAPLLFFASLPYLFLRKEFPPIHWIRRLPSTVFVPIKSLIIVFYGCTASWILLIYLLKPDIGISINSTISIFLVTLITLAGFSIGSHLIRRVHVETTELLEHFILSTLLGFGILMLIVYIAGMFGFLYGTFAYALVLGTLLAFRKEWLTLFSDIRRTSISWNIKPFFTLDNFAIIASFFLFVFATTGLLSQFAAGWDEMHTYQAFPHAYAEAHKIVNFKYWFASGFPQNTEMLFTLAHLLRGFTPAAGLNTVFYFLLPGILILIKRFVFPKASSPVIVLLYMLSAIPYLMITVDHKIDLAFWCYTLLATLYLLKFFQTPERKTFLLFAILAGIASGTKYNFFSIILPSFLAVLLLFPRKFSLKRRLVHITLLLTVIAICFSPWAVKNIIFSGNPVEPALGNLLSRNDTFFKQIGRSYSKHLQEQTSDSYIFTENQENKGWLFLLESPFRFTFDYDKKNQNDITNIGPLFLLFLPILFFCSTKKDDISTKPFRKILGTIIILQGISWAISSNLNSWYAMSMLLLTLLYFGDILSRKQFDVIKIPLFFSIIALSLAVAVVRFDNVFRNGTLFVREDSGKYNLYSTADFLNKNNSNGIIWDSIGPSLNYYVKNPESIVTYDYCLHLFHFLQNKNQGALLAEKLKSLEVSYFIFKEGDLRQWLDSARYAKDTSPKTSALFRESIENYLDFREKYLTEIFRSGDIAVYTYRNSP